One region of Gilliamella sp. ESL0405 genomic DNA includes:
- a CDS encoding class II aldolase/adducin family protein: MLEIQKQYVVDMAKKSSEWGLCKHKAGNSSVRDKQTGYVLVTPTTIDKQLLTARDIVVMDLDDNVIEAQSGLRPTSECLMHLEIYKARPDVFAVSHTHSIFATAFAVLAKPIPAVVYECAILNLKDGVIPVAPYGRPGTPELSTSVIEPIKRADAILMEKHGAIAVDKDPYEAVLKAAYIEEMAEIYYHALLINGGKDPGGFPPQELQSWAYPSQIKFKQ; this comes from the coding sequence ATGTTAGAGATTCAAAAACAATATGTTGTCGATATGGCTAAGAAATCCAGTGAATGGGGACTTTGTAAACATAAAGCAGGTAATTCAAGTGTCCGTGACAAACAGACCGGCTATGTGCTAGTAACCCCAACAACCATTGATAAACAACTATTAACCGCACGTGATATTGTGGTTATGGATCTAGATGATAATGTGATTGAAGCGCAATCCGGATTAAGACCGACCAGTGAATGTTTGATGCATTTGGAAATTTATAAGGCTCGTCCGGATGTGTTTGCCGTTTCACACACCCACTCAATTTTTGCAACGGCATTTGCGGTATTAGCAAAGCCCATACCGGCAGTTGTTTATGAGTGTGCTATTTTGAATTTAAAAGACGGCGTGATTCCGGTTGCGCCATATGGTCGCCCTGGTACGCCGGAACTGTCAACTAGTGTCATTGAGCCAATTAAGCGAGCCGATGCCATTTTAATGGAAAAACATGGCGCCATTGCGGTGGATAAAGATCCTTATGAAGCGGTATTAAAAGCGGCCTACATTGAAGAAATGGCAGAGATTTATTATCACGCATTGTTGATTAATGGTGGTAAAGATCCGGGTGGATTCCCGCCACAAGAGTTACAAAGTTGGGCATATCCTTCCCAAATAAAATTTAAACAATAG
- a CDS encoding dihydroxyacetone kinase subunit DhaK, protein MRKPKKLLNDPNNVRQEVMQGLVYGYNGKLTAIPNYFAVYGNHITDDQVVVISGGGSGHEPTFAGFIGEGSIDGCALGEVFTSPSPDQIIEVTKATHQGHGALFLYGNYSGDGMNFDIAAEILAEENITTKTIRATDDIASAPLSKISDRRGVAGIMFLYKIAGAAAQLEKYDLDQLYQVVAKANNNVRTIGVALNGCALPQSNNFNFELADNEIEIGIGIHGEAGLRRQTMTSTDDVVKEMIDRLCDDLPFVRADRVCVLINNLGAMSNTELLIIARKVGIELDSRGIISHDIAIGHFCTSLEMSGFSITLMKLDQQLQHLYDLPCQTLGWRK, encoded by the coding sequence ATGCGCAAACCTAAAAAATTACTCAACGATCCTAACAATGTCAGGCAAGAAGTGATGCAAGGCTTAGTATATGGATATAATGGCAAACTCACTGCAATTCCAAACTACTTTGCAGTTTATGGCAATCACATCACAGATGATCAAGTTGTGGTTATTTCCGGCGGCGGTAGCGGTCACGAGCCAACTTTTGCCGGCTTTATCGGTGAAGGTAGCATTGACGGCTGTGCACTTGGCGAAGTGTTTACCTCGCCCTCGCCTGATCAAATAATTGAAGTGACCAAAGCCACACATCAAGGTCATGGCGCACTATTTTTATATGGTAACTATTCCGGGGACGGGATGAATTTTGATATTGCCGCCGAAATTTTAGCCGAAGAAAATATTACCACCAAAACCATTCGCGCAACCGATGATATTGCTTCTGCTCCGCTTTCTAAAATCTCAGATCGTCGGGGCGTTGCCGGTATTATGTTTCTTTATAAAATAGCCGGCGCAGCGGCGCAATTGGAAAAATATGATCTTGACCAGCTTTATCAAGTCGTAGCAAAAGCCAATAATAACGTACGCACTATCGGTGTAGCGCTCAATGGTTGCGCATTGCCTCAGTCGAATAACTTTAACTTTGAACTGGCCGATAACGAAATTGAAATTGGTATCGGTATTCATGGTGAAGCCGGTTTACGCCGTCAAACAATGACCTCCACCGACGATGTGGTTAAAGAGATGATAGATAGATTGTGTGACGATCTACCTTTTGTGCGTGCCGATCGGGTGTGCGTACTGATTAATAACCTAGGTGCAATGAGTAATACCGAACTATTAATTATTGCCAGAAAAGTCGGTATTGAACTCGATTCACGAGGCATAATCAGCCATGATATTGCCATTGGCCATTTTTGTACCTCATTGGAAATGTCCGGCTTTTCGATCACCTTAATGAAATTAGATCAGCAGTTACAACACCTTTATGACCTACCTTGCCAAACCTTAGGATGGAGAAAATAG
- a CDS encoding BglG family transcription antiterminator has protein sequence MVVDKRIHAVLNALIQNPSVSGVELQNKFGLTRKQLSYTLKKINDFLESSNLELIKRFKTGKFSIPKVVIETFRDEPVSLSIGRYIYSEDERVHLLLFFLLTRTERLSLIHLSSALTVSQNTVINDIKKVQTLLDQYHMQVTYDRENGYRIVGTEINKRYLLLKLIHRIINMPIADKIFRHNKIITQGRLEQVGQVFSEIERKLKIVFTDEQLQELTYFIGFMLHRIETNKKIELLPENYTDVANSRDFQLMKKLIERFGITDLNEQIFLTVLVQSSNIQTLSDKYFHLDAVLLESAVEVIDNFEQISCITFQDKSELIERIYQHWKPAYYRIRYHITNINSVYDIVLQEFGHLHEMVRKAIAPFEKILHCNMPDEEVAFITVLLGGWLTREGLINQIKTKKIAIVVCENSATVSTYLYLTLQVLLPELHFSDAMSKREFEKYKHYYDIVFSTSHLSTDKLLFIVNPSLNNLHKNALRNQVIGTLQGIDPSIIQVEELMLIVEKFTHIKDRKALQKELTAYLYNDELNDNPLRINQQEIPSLADLMQKEHIYLAQTADISWQQALELAAKPLLNGQFIERYYLERMINKIQFEQPYIMLVEGLIIAHAGIDDGVNQVAMSLLRLPDKIDIGGYMQADLIVVLATNNPQKHLKALAQLNELLELHDGSTHLRQAKNNQEIWELFARYQ, from the coding sequence ATGGTTGTTGATAAAAGAATTCATGCTGTTTTAAATGCATTAATTCAAAATCCAAGTGTCAGTGGCGTAGAGCTGCAAAATAAATTTGGGTTAACCCGTAAACAGCTTAGTTATACCTTAAAAAAGATTAATGATTTTCTTGAATCATCAAATCTTGAATTAATTAAACGATTTAAAACCGGAAAATTTAGCATTCCTAAAGTCGTGATTGAAACCTTTAGAGACGAACCCGTCTCGCTTTCTATTGGTCGATATATCTATTCAGAAGATGAAAGAGTGCATCTACTGCTATTTTTTTTATTAACCAGAACTGAGCGCTTGTCATTAATTCATCTCTCCTCAGCGCTGACCGTTAGCCAAAATACGGTGATTAATGACATTAAAAAAGTGCAAACCCTGCTCGATCAATACCATATGCAGGTAACTTATGATCGTGAAAATGGTTATCGCATTGTTGGCACAGAAATTAATAAGCGCTATTTATTATTAAAGCTAATTCATCGTATCATTAATATGCCAATAGCCGATAAAATTTTTCGGCACAATAAGATTATTACTCAAGGCCGATTAGAACAAGTCGGACAAGTGTTTAGTGAAATTGAACGAAAATTAAAAATTGTTTTTACCGATGAACAACTGCAAGAATTAACCTATTTTATTGGTTTTATGCTACACCGAATTGAAACCAACAAAAAAATAGAGTTATTGCCGGAAAACTATACCGATGTAGCAAACAGTCGTGATTTTCAATTAATGAAAAAATTAATTGAACGCTTTGGCATTACCGATCTGAATGAGCAGATTTTTTTAACGGTATTGGTACAAAGTTCCAATATCCAAACATTATCAGACAAATATTTTCATCTCGATGCCGTGTTATTAGAGAGTGCAGTTGAAGTTATCGATAATTTTGAACAGATCAGCTGTATTACCTTTCAGGACAAAAGTGAATTAATTGAACGTATTTATCAACACTGGAAACCGGCCTATTATCGCATCCGTTACCATATCACCAACATCAACAGTGTTTACGATATTGTTTTGCAAGAGTTCGGTCATTTACATGAAATGGTACGTAAAGCCATAGCGCCGTTTGAAAAGATACTGCATTGTAATATGCCGGATGAGGAAGTGGCGTTTATTACCGTTTTATTAGGCGGCTGGTTAACACGAGAAGGGCTAATTAACCAAATTAAAACAAAGAAAATTGCCATAGTTGTTTGTGAAAATAGCGCCACAGTCTCTACTTACTTATATTTGACTTTACAGGTGTTGCTTCCGGAACTTCACTTTTCTGATGCCATGTCTAAACGAGAGTTTGAAAAGTATAAACACTATTATGACATTGTTTTTTCAACCTCACATTTATCCACCGATAAACTGCTCTTTATTGTTAACCCTTCGTTGAATAATTTGCATAAAAATGCATTACGTAACCAAGTTATTGGCACATTACAAGGGATTGACCCAAGCATTATCCAAGTTGAAGAACTGATGTTAATTGTTGAAAAGTTCACCCATATAAAAGACAGAAAGGCGCTACAAAAAGAGCTTACCGCCTACCTGTATAATGATGAACTCAATGACAATCCGCTACGAATCAACCAACAAGAGATCCCTTCGTTGGCGGATTTAATGCAAAAAGAGCATATCTACCTTGCCCAAACAGCCGATATTTCATGGCAACAGGCACTGGAATTAGCGGCTAAACCACTATTAAACGGGCAATTTATTGAACGTTATTATCTGGAACGAATGATCAACAAAATCCAATTTGAACAGCCCTACATTATGCTGGTTGAAGGGTTAATTATTGCGCATGCCGGTATTGATGATGGTGTCAATCAAGTTGCCATGTCGCTACTTAGGTTACCCGACAAAATCGATATTGGTGGCTATATGCAAGCCGATTTAATTGTAGTGCTAGCGACCAACAATCCACAAAAACATCTTAAAGCATTGGCGCAATTAAATGAGTTATTAGAACTTCATGACGGTTCAACCCATTTACGCCAAGCCAAAAATAATCAAGAAATTTGGGAATTATTTGCCCGCTATCAATGA
- the dhaL gene encoding dihydroxyacetone kinase subunit DhaL — translation MNLSQLRKMMLFVAEKMVESEPTLTALDQIVGDGDHGIGMKRGFATLIVLLQDDQFKPNDIGDFFNQVGTKLMTSMGGASGAIFGTLFRAGGKSIIGKAEFNTSTLATLLNQGWQAVYQRGNAKPRDKTMVDALAAAATSANELCQLPLKEALPKIAQSAMEGAEQTKQMIAVFGRAKNLGERAIGHMDPGAVSMAYILKYMNEYIQMP, via the coding sequence ATGAACTTGTCACAACTACGTAAAATGATGTTATTTGTCGCCGAAAAAATGGTGGAAAGTGAGCCAACATTAACCGCTTTAGATCAAATTGTTGGCGACGGCGATCATGGTATTGGTATGAAGCGAGGATTTGCGACATTGATAGTACTGTTACAAGATGATCAGTTTAAGCCAAATGATATTGGTGATTTTTTCAATCAAGTTGGTACAAAATTAATGACCAGTATGGGCGGGGCTTCCGGCGCAATATTTGGCACTTTATTTAGAGCTGGCGGTAAAAGTATTATTGGTAAGGCAGAATTTAATACCAGCACATTAGCAACACTACTTAATCAAGGTTGGCAAGCTGTCTATCAACGAGGCAATGCTAAACCGCGTGATAAGACCATGGTTGATGCTTTAGCAGCTGCGGCAACCAGCGCAAATGAATTATGCCAATTACCCTTGAAAGAGGCGTTACCTAAAATTGCCCAATCTGCAATGGAAGGCGCAGAGCAAACCAAACAGATGATAGCGGTATTTGGTCGAGCTAAAAACTTAGGTGAACGTGCTATTGGTCATATGGATCCGGGCGCTGTTTCAATGGCTTATATTTTAAAATATATGAATGAATATATTCAGATGCCTTAA
- the tcdA gene encoding tRNA cyclic N6-threonylcarbamoyladenosine(37) synthase TcdA codes for MKSESYFQRFSGIARLYGEAALTQFSQAHICVIGIGGVGAWVAESLARSGIGQITLIDMDDVCITNTNRQIHALNTNIGKAKTAVMAERILQINPQCIVNVIDDFISPDNVANYLGSKQNPRFNFIIDAIDSVRDKAALLAHCKRNKLKVITIGGAGGQKDPTKIKIADLAKTVQDPLAAKLRERLKNDYKLNKDSKGKYAIACVFSTEQLTYPAQNGQVCSTKSQAEGSKKMDCQSGFGAITTVTATFGFVAVSYVLDKLCKPKSS; via the coding sequence ATGAAATCAGAATCCTACTTTCAACGTTTTAGCGGTATTGCAAGGCTTTATGGTGAAGCGGCATTAACGCAATTTTCACAAGCTCATATTTGTGTCATTGGTATTGGTGGTGTTGGGGCATGGGTGGCCGAATCCCTTGCGCGTAGTGGTATTGGGCAAATTACCTTAATTGATATGGATGATGTGTGTATCACCAATACTAATCGGCAAATTCATGCGTTAAATACCAATATTGGTAAAGCTAAAACTGCTGTTATGGCTGAACGAATTTTACAGATCAATCCTCAATGCATCGTCAATGTCATCGATGATTTTATCAGTCCGGATAATGTTGCAAACTATTTAGGGTCGAAACAAAACCCTCGCTTCAACTTTATTATTGATGCCATTGATAGCGTGCGTGATAAAGCTGCGCTTTTAGCGCACTGCAAGCGAAATAAATTAAAAGTTATCACCATTGGTGGCGCTGGCGGGCAAAAAGATCCGACCAAAATTAAAATTGCTGATTTAGCCAAAACTGTTCAAGACCCGTTAGCGGCTAAATTGCGTGAGCGCTTAAAAAATGATTATAAACTCAATAAAGACAGCAAAGGTAAGTATGCCATTGCGTGCGTCTTTTCGACTGAGCAGTTAACTTATCCAGCTCAAAATGGTCAGGTTTGTTCCACTAAAAGCCAAGCTGAAGGTAGCAAAAAAATGGATTGTCAGTCCGGATTTGGCGCTATTACTACCGTGACAGCGACTTTTGGTTTTGTGGCAGTAAGTTATGTATTAGATAAGTTATGCAAGCCTAAGTCATCTTAG